A region of Zeugodacus cucurbitae isolate PBARC_wt_2022May chromosome 5, idZeuCucr1.2, whole genome shotgun sequence DNA encodes the following proteins:
- the LOC105220448 gene encoding protein terminus-like, translating into MGVTYAAAHEEEQRITNFILCNDHNRSTNEFLLDAGIQAIPQLLRLLFHDTARLHFRLSFYTRVLNETDFLFASSELTLEHHLDIRETVDVLILMLLEKIEAYMYACYPTRAADYSVKRIKIYVRRELNSNSSSLTHTPPKCILPLQYRVKHTNAAPATKPISAKAAADANLYCFRVCGAPKSLQRAQQTWDRVGCGAHYIMLQSVDGAQQQLLEISNICRFLRTDEDDRVHTCSQCKANFTQRTKLQLHKALDC; encoded by the exons ATGGGTGTGACGTATGCAGCAGCTCATGAAGAAGAGCAACGCATAACGAATTTCATACTCTGCAATGACCACAACAGGAGCACTAATGAATTCTTGCTGGACGCCGGCATACAAGCGATACCGCAATTATTGCGTCTGCTCTTCCACGACACCGCGCGGTTACACTTTCGTTTGAGTTTCTATACGCGCGTCTTGAACGAAACGGATTTTCTTTTCGCCAGCAGCGAACTAACGTTGGAGCATCACCTGGACATTAGAGAGACTGTGGATGTGCTAATTCTTATGTTGCTGGAGAAAATCGAGGCTTATATGTATGCCTGCTATCCGACGCGCGCTGCGGACTATAGCGTAAAGCGCATAAAGATTTACGTACGGCGCGAGCTGAACTCAAACTCCTCCTCGTTAACGCATACGCCCCCAAAATGCATACTACCGCTACAGTATCGTGTGAAGCATACCAACGCAGCGCCAGCCACAAAGCCGATTAGCGCGAAGGCTGCCGCCGACGCGAACCTGTATTGCTTCCGCGTTTGCGGCGCACCCAAGAGTT TGCAGCGCGCACAACAAACTTGGGATCGCGTCGGCTGTGGCGCCCATTATATAATGTTGCAGAGTGTAGATGGCGCTCAGCAACAACTTTTGGAGATTTCGAACATATGTCGCTTTCTACGCACCGATGAGGATGATCGTGTGCACACCTGCTCTCAGTGCAAGGCGAATTTTACACAACGCACTAAGTTACAGCTACACAAAGCGCTCGATTGTTGA